One genomic region from Eptesicus fuscus isolate TK198812 chromosome 4, DD_ASM_mEF_20220401, whole genome shotgun sequence encodes:
- the CTXN3 gene encoding cortexin-3, producing MDGGQPVPSPPVPFGNTLSDSSMSLEQKTTFAFVILLFIFLGVLIVRCFRILLDPYRSMPTSTWTDGLEGLEKGQFDHALA from the coding sequence ATGGATGGAGGACAGCCCGTCCCTTCGCCCCCAGTGCCCTTTGGGAACACACTGTCAGATTCTAGCATGTCTCTGGAGCAAAAAACCACATTTGCTTTTGTGattttgctgtttattttcttGGGTGTCCTCATCGTCAGGTGCTTCCGGATTCTTCTGGACCCATATCGGAGCATGCCAACCTCGACGTGGACTGACGGACTGGAAGGCCTGGAGAAAGGGCAGTTTGACCATGCCCTTGCTTAG